Proteins from a single region of bacterium:
- a CDS encoding TonB-dependent receptor encodes MIPLVCLLIGLLAATPARAAGGGKLVVRVTGEGRALAGAHLHCLDPTMGAAADLDGTIILLGLPPGLRRVRVSHLGYTPVLAEAWIVSGETCRLALDLSPGELVSELTVHARRLDRPLERGSRVSVLDGESLQHSPVRGLDGLLALEAGLTRDERGQLHVRGGRAGELKIMIDGMEVQDPWSGAWQGLLNEEEVQELVLVAGAFNAEYGDAMSGVVNIVTRQGAPRPTFLVRHESAGLLPSPWRRSHPFDGVADEEEWRKRSWRDLSAARPGELLVDLPGRAQVGLGGPLAAGWEGRLALLAQGEDSHLPHGYLRAGDLRLGLGRALGKGRIDLSWERTRAEEMVYLHAWKYLPAHQSRERRGQDRWQAVATHNWTPRLMGTLRLAWQRHHAWRGVLDEAGEPLPLDQWERPTWRAEQDFYRAGHSPTFSRRGIEQWRLGAEAAWQAGPHHEWKTGLDLRRDDLAARTVHNVWSGPASREYFDDRVHARPLQGALFLQDKLEYPHLVVNAGLRLDWQDPAVDWLPDPLQPFVEREGAVEPADFTPVDPRWSLSPRLGLAFPFGDEAVLSASWGEFTQFAPLSALYGNRALELDHALVPLVGNPRVKPQRTTTWELGLNRRLGEGGRLGLAAWYKDLRDLLSTREVIQYTRRLVVHHNTDYANVRGIDLSWSRALGRAGHLRLDYTWMSARGNAAEPESGLILARAGEEEEFNEFPLDYEQTHDLAGRLTLALPRGLGLELAAELGSGLPYTPFIDVGVEVPTNSARRPWTLRSDAALRWAGDWGGGRLEAWLAVQNLLDRRNVVMVYPATGKPFHDPRGLIGSTPDALHDPSRVEVPRQARVGVEWSW; translated from the coding sequence GTGATTCCACTGGTCTGCCTCCTCATCGGCCTGCTGGCCGCCACACCCGCACGGGCGGCCGGCGGCGGCAAGCTGGTCGTGCGCGTCACGGGCGAGGGCCGGGCCCTGGCCGGCGCCCACCTGCACTGCCTGGACCCGACCATGGGCGCCGCCGCCGACCTGGACGGCACCATCATCCTGCTGGGACTTCCCCCCGGCCTGCGCCGCGTGCGGGTCAGCCACCTGGGCTACACGCCGGTCCTGGCCGAGGCCTGGATCGTGTCGGGCGAGACCTGCCGCCTGGCGCTGGACCTGTCCCCCGGCGAACTGGTCTCCGAGCTGACCGTCCACGCCCGCCGCCTGGATCGCCCCCTGGAACGCGGCTCCCGCGTCAGCGTGCTGGACGGGGAGTCCCTGCAGCACAGCCCCGTGCGCGGCCTGGACGGCCTGCTCGCCCTGGAGGCGGGACTGACCCGCGACGAGCGGGGGCAGCTGCACGTGCGGGGCGGCCGGGCCGGGGAGTTGAAGATCATGATCGACGGGATGGAGGTGCAGGATCCCTGGAGCGGCGCCTGGCAAGGCCTGCTCAACGAGGAGGAGGTCCAGGAGCTGGTGCTGGTGGCCGGCGCCTTCAACGCCGAGTACGGCGACGCCATGAGCGGCGTGGTCAACATCGTCACCCGCCAGGGCGCCCCCCGCCCGACCTTCCTCGTCCGGCATGAGAGCGCGGGTCTGCTTCCCTCCCCCTGGCGCCGCTCCCATCCCTTCGACGGCGTGGCGGACGAGGAGGAGTGGCGGAAGCGCTCCTGGCGGGATCTGAGCGCGGCGCGGCCGGGAGAGCTTCTCGTGGACCTGCCAGGCCGCGCCCAGGTGGGTCTGGGCGGACCGCTGGCCGCCGGCTGGGAGGGGCGCCTCGCCCTGCTCGCCCAGGGTGAGGACAGCCATCTGCCCCACGGCTACCTGCGCGCCGGCGATCTGCGCCTGGGCCTGGGGCGGGCGCTGGGGAAGGGGCGGATCGACCTCTCCTGGGAGCGGACCCGCGCCGAGGAGATGGTCTACCTGCATGCCTGGAAGTACTTGCCCGCCCACCAGTCCCGCGAGCGGCGGGGCCAGGACCGCTGGCAGGCGGTGGCCACCCACAACTGGACGCCGCGCCTGATGGGCACGCTGCGCCTGGCCTGGCAGCGGCACCACGCCTGGCGGGGCGTGCTGGACGAAGCGGGCGAGCCCTTGCCCCTGGACCAGTGGGAGCGGCCCACCTGGCGCGCCGAGCAGGACTTCTACCGGGCCGGCCATTCCCCCACCTTCTCCCGGCGTGGGATCGAGCAGTGGAGGCTGGGGGCCGAGGCGGCCTGGCAGGCCGGACCCCACCACGAATGGAAGACGGGCCTGGACCTGCGCCGGGACGACCTGGCGGCGCGCACCGTCCACAACGTCTGGTCCGGACCGGCCAGCCGCGAGTACTTCGACGACCGCGTGCACGCCCGGCCGCTACAGGGCGCCCTCTTCCTGCAGGACAAGCTGGAATACCCCCACCTCGTCGTGAACGCCGGCCTGCGCCTGGACTGGCAGGATCCCGCCGTGGACTGGCTGCCCGATCCCCTCCAGCCCTTCGTGGAGAGGGAGGGCGCCGTGGAGCCCGCCGACTTCACGCCGGTGGATCCCCGCTGGTCCCTCTCACCGCGGCTGGGCCTCGCCTTCCCCTTCGGCGATGAGGCCGTGCTGAGCGCCTCCTGGGGCGAGTTCACGCAGTTCGCGCCGCTTTCCGCCCTCTATGGCAACCGGGCGCTGGAGCTGGACCACGCCCTCGTGCCCCTGGTGGGCAACCCCCGCGTCAAGCCGCAGCGCACCACCACCTGGGAGCTGGGCCTCAACCGGCGCCTGGGGGAGGGTGGCCGCCTGGGCCTCGCCGCTTGGTACAAGGATCTGCGCGACCTGCTCTCCACCCGCGAGGTGATCCAATACACGCGCCGGCTGGTCGTGCACCACAACACGGACTATGCCAACGTGCGCGGCATCGACCTCAGCTGGAGCCGCGCCCTGGGCCGCGCCGGCCACCTGCGCCTGGACTACACCTGGATGAGCGCGCGCGGCAACGCCGCCGAGCCGGAGAGCGGCCTCATCCTGGCGCGGGCGGGGGAGGAGGAGGAGTTCAACGAGTTCCCGCTGGACTACGAGCAGACGCACGACCTGGCGGGCCGCCTGACCTTGGCCCTGCCCCGCGGCCTGGGGCTGGAGCTGGCGGCCGAGCTTGGCAGCGGCCTCCCCTACACGCCCTTCATCGACGTGGGGGTCGAGGTGCCCACCAACTCCGCCCGGCGGCCCTGGACGTTGCGCAGCGACGCCGCCCTGCGCTGGGCGGGCGACTGGGGCGGCGGGCGCCTGGAAGCCTGGCTGGCCGTGCAGAACCTGCTGGACCGGCGCAACGTGGTGATGGTCTACCCGGCCACGGGCAAGCCCTTCCACGATCCGCGCGGCCTGATCGGCTCCACGCCGGACGCCCTGCACGATCCCTCCCGGGTGGAGGTGCCGCGCCAGGCGCGGGTGGGGGTGGAATGGTCCTGGTGA
- a CDS encoding FlgD immunoglobulin-like domain containing protein, which yields MKAWILMLLAAGLARAELVYQEGFSDGTPDLTWISTWGSEANQIEVDWMTGNPSGDGFVGKLGNDLSGGGVGTLIVDAPELVDYTVSAQVHLVPGTTHFRGIVGRAHEIVGEEGSAWEFYAFVADLSVDTGMGDQRFMLRRWQPGASMQTIKIWTMAELGALYPAEAGWHELAMTFEGDQITCTIDGQSLPDGTQQDATIATGGFGVYYFDFMDLAGHLVFDDVLVEAETSVAPAPLVPAGLALGAPWPNPFNPAVQVELSLAAPARVSARIHDLRGRLVRTLAAGSLPAGHHRLTWDGRGDDGLPAASGVYLLSAEDGTRHHSVRLSLLR from the coding sequence ATGAAAGCTTGGATTCTCATGTTGCTGGCGGCGGGACTGGCCCGGGCCGAGCTGGTCTACCAGGAGGGCTTCAGCGACGGCACGCCGGATCTCACCTGGATCAGCACCTGGGGCAGCGAGGCCAACCAGATCGAAGTGGACTGGATGACCGGCAACCCCAGCGGCGACGGTTTCGTGGGCAAGCTGGGCAACGACCTCTCTGGCGGCGGCGTGGGCACCCTCATCGTCGATGCGCCGGAGCTGGTCGACTACACGGTCTCGGCGCAGGTCCACCTCGTGCCGGGCACCACCCATTTCCGCGGCATCGTGGGCCGCGCCCATGAGATCGTGGGCGAGGAGGGCAGCGCCTGGGAGTTCTACGCCTTCGTCGCCGACCTGTCGGTGGACACGGGCATGGGCGACCAGCGCTTCATGCTTCGCCGCTGGCAGCCGGGGGCCAGCATGCAGACGATCAAGATCTGGACCATGGCCGAGCTGGGCGCGCTCTATCCCGCCGAGGCAGGTTGGCACGAGCTGGCCATGACCTTCGAGGGGGACCAGATCACCTGCACCATCGACGGCCAGTCCCTGCCCGATGGCACCCAGCAGGACGCCACCATCGCCACGGGCGGCTTCGGAGTCTACTACTTCGATTTCATGGATCTCGCGGGGCATCTCGTCTTCGACGACGTCCTGGTGGAGGCTGAGACCAGCGTGGCACCCGCCCCCCTCGTTCCGGCCGGACTCGCCCTGGGCGCCCCCTGGCCCAACCCCTTCAACCCCGCCGTGCAGGTGGAGCTGTCCCTCGCCGCGCCCGCCCGGGTGAGCGCCCGCATCCACGACCTGCGGGGCCGCCTGGTGCGCACCCTGGCCGCGGGCTCCCTCCCGGCCGGCCACCATCGCCTGACCTGGGACGGCCGGGGCGACGACGGCCTGCCGGCGGCCTCCGGCGTTTACCTGTTGAGCGCGGAGGACGGCACGCGACATCACAGCGTCCGCCTCTCGCTGCTCCGCTGA